A single Micromonospora sp. CCTCC AA 2012012 DNA region contains:
- a CDS encoding BTAD domain-containing putative transcriptional regulator → MFAFLAATARRLAGLGTLVLLTAGVPYALIRYVGWPLPREVPTWQDVGTALTSPLTDAMLGNALVCLLWAVWAAFIWSLIAEVAETVTGIRLPQPRAIAPARGLAAILVAAISGGVLATAAQAAPTLTQPAQATTTHTNATAPATATATAVPSSTMRLVTTDGHHTQAWQAAVSTSALPDMRDPVPARLVAGHVTLVSSGQTYTCEVRRGDTLSKIAQQWLGDANRWPEIFALNRGTHFRDVGGTLTNPNLIYPGWTLELPDDATPSAGTPRTPPPADPPAAGPEQPTPGTAAPPPTPPRQPTQPPPDAPSARPSTGSTTPAPHDGDDGIVHVPSPPVSTAPAEQPSASGGSTTPRPSVDGQQTPGPQTEASPGVSLGTGSWLDAGLVAAILAAVALVWAHRRRRYTRRPVSADLRLDDPDVAPMPPVVNQIRRRLRHATTTPTDPAGYEGPDGDLGLFTDPDGTEAHDNTSVPDGPDTSDQDAGLLDDDRLEIAGRHDKTGALDDAGLDDEDDDEKSAPVANLSAGDDTALRPVVPSLAHPLAAVWPPAGLGLTGPGAEAAARGFMAAALAAGGLDAPEDRTWLVMPSATAATLLGAGAVALPRTPRLTVTGGLDEALDLLEAQTLHRSRIAYAHEVDTAAEARAADPTGEPMPPVLLLADADTRHQRTRIAALLAQGQRLDIHGVLLGAWPDGDTVVVAEDGTTSRAQGEGSRHGGHPADIGRLAVLTPSETSDLLVTLAESHTGQPQAPAPIEPVTTAQATNAAPDEQPPPDTEPAPPDVPVREGDHLPATGAEPVSAAPTATASSASSETTPATQTAPPTDAHAGGADTARDGAPPPAVEEPDTDGAAEESQETSHGRVQVTVLGTAAIVDVPPGPTLRKKSLEVLVYLAVHDGDASAEAILDDLLPDAPANKAPGRLYTYVSDLRTIMRRTAGRGTYLTHPHQRYVLNRDAVDVDLWRMRATIRDANQATDPTERLAALRRAVDTYRGHLADGADYEWIEPYREAVRQQALDAYLALVDALTGNPAEQLTVLDAAIGHNPYAEELYQQAMRARAALGHLDAIRSLRRALTRALGEIDAEPSDDTIALADELVAQVQRPARRPDLRPAPRPGDGAAA, encoded by the coding sequence GTGTTCGCATTCCTCGCCGCCACCGCCCGCCGGCTGGCCGGACTCGGGACCCTGGTGCTGCTCACCGCCGGCGTGCCGTACGCGCTCATCCGATACGTCGGCTGGCCGCTACCCCGCGAGGTCCCCACCTGGCAGGACGTCGGCACCGCCCTCACCTCACCGCTGACCGACGCCATGCTCGGCAACGCCCTCGTCTGCCTGCTCTGGGCGGTGTGGGCAGCGTTCATCTGGTCGCTGATCGCCGAGGTCGCCGAAACCGTTACGGGCATCCGCCTGCCGCAACCCCGAGCCATCGCGCCGGCCCGCGGGCTCGCCGCAATCCTGGTGGCCGCCATCAGCGGCGGCGTCCTCGCCACCGCCGCCCAGGCCGCACCGACCCTCACCCAGCCAGCGCAGGCGACAACCACCCACACCAACGCCACCGCTCCGGCTACGGCTACGGCGACCGCCGTGCCCAGCAGCACCATGCGGCTGGTGACCACGGACGGGCACCACACGCAGGCCTGGCAGGCAGCCGTGTCGACGTCCGCCCTGCCGGACATGAGGGATCCGGTGCCGGCCCGGCTGGTAGCGGGCCACGTAACGCTTGTGTCGTCCGGGCAGACCTACACCTGCGAGGTGCGGCGCGGGGACACCCTGTCGAAGATCGCCCAGCAGTGGCTCGGCGACGCCAACCGGTGGCCGGAGATCTTCGCCCTCAACCGGGGCACCCACTTCCGCGACGTCGGCGGCACCCTCACCAACCCGAACCTGATCTACCCCGGCTGGACCCTCGAACTGCCCGACGACGCCACACCATCCGCCGGCACACCCCGGACCCCGCCACCCGCCGACCCCCCGGCGGCAGGCCCCGAGCAGCCGACACCCGGCACCGCCGCGCCCCCGCCGACACCACCGCGCCAACCCACCCAGCCGCCACCCGACGCGCCGTCCGCGAGACCGTCGACAGGCTCCACCACCCCGGCGCCGCACGACGGTGATGACGGCATAGTCCACGTCCCCTCGCCGCCGGTCTCCACCGCGCCCGCTGAGCAGCCGTCGGCCTCCGGAGGCTCGACGACGCCCCGTCCCTCGGTCGACGGGCAGCAGACACCCGGGCCGCAAACGGAGGCGTCACCCGGTGTCTCACTCGGCACCGGCAGCTGGCTCGACGCCGGGCTCGTTGCCGCGATCCTCGCGGCCGTCGCCCTCGTCTGGGCCCACCGCCGCCGCCGCTACACCCGCCGGCCCGTGTCGGCCGACCTGCGCCTGGACGACCCCGACGTGGCGCCCATGCCGCCCGTGGTGAACCAGATCCGCCGCCGCCTGCGCCACGCCACCACGACCCCCACCGACCCGGCCGGCTACGAAGGTCCGGACGGCGACCTCGGGCTGTTCACCGACCCCGACGGCACCGAAGCACACGACAACACCTCCGTACCGGACGGCCCTGACACCTCCGATCAGGACGCCGGCCTTCTCGACGACGACCGTCTGGAGATCGCCGGGCGGCACGACAAGACCGGCGCCCTCGACGACGCCGGTCTCGACGATGAGGACGACGACGAGAAGTCGGCGCCTGTCGCGAACCTGAGCGCAGGAGACGACACTGCGCTGCGCCCGGTGGTGCCGTCGCTGGCGCACCCGCTCGCCGCGGTCTGGCCGCCCGCCGGCCTGGGGCTCACCGGTCCCGGCGCGGAGGCCGCCGCCCGCGGGTTCATGGCCGCCGCCCTGGCCGCCGGGGGCCTCGATGCACCGGAAGACCGCACCTGGCTGGTCATGCCATCAGCGACCGCGGCGACGCTGCTCGGCGCCGGTGCCGTCGCGCTGCCCCGCACCCCGCGGCTGACCGTCACCGGTGGCCTGGACGAGGCACTCGACCTGCTCGAGGCGCAGACCCTGCACCGCAGCCGCATCGCCTACGCCCACGAGGTCGACACCGCCGCCGAGGCACGCGCGGCGGACCCGACCGGGGAGCCGATGCCGCCAGTCCTGCTGCTGGCCGACGCCGACACCCGCCACCAGCGCACCCGTATCGCCGCGCTCCTCGCCCAGGGCCAGCGCCTTGACATCCACGGCGTGCTGCTGGGCGCATGGCCCGACGGCGACACCGTCGTCGTCGCCGAAGACGGCACCACGAGCCGCGCCCAGGGGGAAGGCTCCCGCCACGGTGGCCACCCGGCCGACATCGGCCGACTGGCCGTCCTCACCCCGTCCGAGACCAGCGACCTGCTCGTCACCCTCGCCGAATCCCACACCGGCCAGCCGCAGGCTCCCGCCCCGATCGAACCCGTCACCACCGCCCAGGCCACGAACGCCGCACCCGATGAGCAACCTCCTCCCGACACCGAGCCGGCGCCACCCGACGTCCCCGTCCGCGAGGGTGACCACCTGCCGGCAACCGGCGCCGAGCCCGTGTCCGCCGCCCCGACAGCAACAGCAAGCAGCGCCAGCAGCGAGACCACCCCAGCCACCCAGACAGCTCCGCCCACCGACGCCCATGCCGGCGGCGCGGACACTGCCCGCGACGGTGCGCCCCCGCCCGCCGTGGAAGAACCGGACACCGACGGCGCGGCCGAGGAAAGCCAGGAGACCAGCCACGGGAGGGTTCAGGTCACCGTACTGGGCACCGCCGCGATCGTCGACGTGCCGCCAGGGCCGACACTGCGCAAGAAATCCCTCGAAGTGCTCGTCTACCTGGCCGTGCACGACGGCGACGCCTCCGCCGAGGCGATCCTCGACGACCTGCTCCCCGACGCTCCCGCCAACAAAGCACCCGGCCGGCTCTACACCTACGTGTCCGACCTGCGCACCATCATGCGCCGCACCGCAGGACGCGGCACCTATCTCACCCACCCCCACCAGCGGTACGTCCTCAACCGCGACGCCGTCGACGTGGACCTGTGGCGCATGCGCGCCACGATCCGCGACGCCAACCAGGCCACCGACCCAACCGAGCGCCTCGCCGCGCTACGCCGCGCGGTCGACACCTACCGCGGACACCTGGCCGACGGCGCCGACTACGAATGGATCGAGCCCTACCGCGAAGCCGTCCGGCAGCAGGCACTTGACGC
- a CDS encoding pilus assembly protein TadG-related protein, whose protein sequence is MNRLSTRLRQARHDDRGQITPWTIFGVVLVLILAGLVLDLGLGMSDKVRLLDVAQGAARAGAREIDLATYRATGTVQLQPAQAAAAARSFAQQAGVDGQVTASATPTAVTVTISGTRPTQLLHLVGISALPVSATATASPLTGVTAPN, encoded by the coding sequence ATGAACCGGCTGAGTACCCGCCTGCGGCAGGCCCGCCACGACGACCGCGGCCAGATCACCCCGTGGACGATCTTCGGCGTCGTTCTCGTCCTCATCCTCGCTGGCCTGGTGCTCGACCTGGGCCTGGGCATGTCGGACAAGGTGCGGCTCCTCGACGTCGCACAGGGCGCCGCCCGGGCAGGCGCCCGCGAGATTGACCTTGCCACCTACCGGGCCACCGGCACTGTCCAGCTCCAGCCCGCCCAGGCCGCCGCAGCCGCGCGGAGCTTCGCCCAACAGGCCGGCGTCGACGGGCAGGTGACCGCGTCCGCCACCCCCACCGCCGTCACCGTCACCATCAGCGGCACCCGGCCCACGCAGCTGCTGCACCTCGTCGGGATCAGCGCCCTGCCGGTGTCCGCGACCGCGACCGCCAGCCCTCTGACCGGCGTCACCGCACCGAACTGA
- a CDS encoding TadE family protein has translation MALSYVPLMVLAALAVVACLRLASAAIDVNSAAAAAARQASLAHTPGEARAAGADGASATLAGRAFTCQPSNVTVDAGAFVPGGQVSATVACTVRLEDLYGLGLPGTITIRGTSHQPLDTYRGTTAP, from the coding sequence ATGGCGCTGAGCTACGTACCGCTGATGGTCCTGGCCGCCCTCGCGGTGGTGGCGTGCCTGCGCCTGGCCTCGGCCGCCATCGACGTCAACTCCGCCGCCGCCGCCGCGGCCCGCCAGGCGTCCCTCGCCCACACCCCCGGCGAGGCCCGCGCAGCAGGTGCCGACGGCGCCTCCGCGACCCTGGCTGGGCGGGCCTTCACCTGCCAGCCGTCCAACGTCACCGTCGACGCCGGCGCGTTCGTCCCCGGCGGGCAGGTCAGCGCCACCGTGGCGTGCACCGTCCGCCTCGAAGACCTCTACGGCCTCGGCCTGCCCGGCACCATCACCATCCGCGGCACCTCCCACCAGCCCCTCGACACCTACCGCGGGACAACGGCGCCATGA
- a CDS encoding TadE/TadG family type IV pilus assembly protein yields the protein MHRTRRGRRRRLGGDRGSVTTEVVIYAPLLFLLVLVGVQFALWALAQLGVQHAANHALQTTRVSGGTAAAGRADAATVLDQVAGQVVVDPRVSVTRTADTATVAVAGRVPAVVPFLRLQVSTQASAPVERFRPSTLSLAPSPPGVEGDST from the coding sequence ATGCACCGCACGCGACGAGGCAGGCGACGCCGGCTCGGTGGTGACCGCGGGTCGGTCACCACCGAGGTGGTCATCTACGCGCCCCTGCTGTTCCTGCTTGTCCTCGTCGGCGTGCAGTTCGCCCTGTGGGCCCTGGCCCAACTCGGCGTCCAACACGCCGCGAACCACGCCCTGCAGACCACCAGGGTGTCCGGCGGCACCGCCGCCGCCGGCCGTGCCGACGCCGCCACCGTCCTCGACCAGGTCGCGGGGCAGGTCGTCGTCGACCCGCGGGTGTCGGTCACCCGCACCGCCGACACCGCCACGGTGGCCGTGGCCGGCCGGGTGCCCGCCGTCGTGCCGTTCCTGCGCCTGCAGGTCAGCACCCAGGCCAGCGCCCCGGTCGAGCGTTTCCGCCCCTCGACCCTGTCGCTGGCCCCCTCGCCGCCTGGAGTGGAAGGAGACTCGACGTGA
- a CDS encoding type II secretion system F family protein, with protein MAAFVVACGVVAGLGLVLAGTGLHPARPSLAQALDALRRTPAASEEPVGARTRLLAAPLRALGLPRQRMRADLAVLGRPTATHLADQALAVLAGLLLPPVAMAVLASGGVSFAAGMPLWASLAGAAGGWWLAETTVHAEAQRRRDELRYALSAVLDLVVISLAGGAGLEQALDDACADTHGWAAGRLNRAVATARLLRIPPWQALGQLGEDTGVVELQELAATMSLAGTEGARIRDSLTIRAATLRAHQAAALEARANSATERMSMPVMLLAAAYMLFLLYPAVTAVDSF; from the coding sequence ATGGCCGCTTTCGTGGTGGCGTGCGGCGTCGTCGCCGGGCTCGGACTGGTCCTGGCCGGCACCGGCCTGCATCCCGCCCGCCCCAGCCTCGCTCAGGCCCTCGACGCTCTGCGCCGCACCCCGGCTGCCTCGGAAGAACCGGTGGGGGCCAGGACCCGGCTGCTCGCCGCGCCCCTGCGTGCCCTCGGCCTGCCCCGGCAGCGGATGCGCGCCGACCTCGCCGTACTCGGACGGCCGACCGCCACCCACCTGGCCGACCAGGCCCTCGCGGTCCTCGCCGGCCTGCTGCTGCCCCCGGTCGCGATGGCCGTCCTCGCCTCCGGCGGGGTCAGCTTCGCCGCCGGCATGCCGCTGTGGGCGTCGCTGGCTGGCGCGGCCGGCGGCTGGTGGCTGGCCGAGACCACCGTGCACGCCGAGGCGCAGCGGCGCCGCGACGAGCTGCGCTACGCCCTGTCCGCCGTGCTCGATCTCGTCGTCATCTCCCTCGCCGGCGGCGCCGGTCTCGAACAAGCCCTCGACGACGCCTGCGCCGACACCCACGGCTGGGCCGCCGGACGCCTGAACCGTGCCGTGGCCACCGCCCGGCTGTTGCGCATCCCGCCCTGGCAGGCCCTCGGCCAGCTCGGCGAGGACACCGGCGTCGTCGAACTGCAGGAACTCGCCGCGACGATGAGTCTCGCCGGCACCGAAGGCGCCCGTATCCGCGACTCCCTCACCATCCGCGCCGCCACCCTGCGCGCCCACCAGGCCGCCGCCCTGGAGGCCCGGGCCAACTCCGCCACCGAACGCATGTCTATGCCGGTCATGCTCCTGGCCGCCGCCTACATGCTGTTCCTCCTCTACCCGGCTGTCACCGCCGTGGACAGCTTCTGA
- a CDS encoding type II secretion system F family protein encodes MDLLPILLGLGCAAGLILVADGLRRRPPGIPSTRTRWTSADRTRLLAAIVAGFAAAAATRWPVAALLTAAAVWALPRVLGPDREHTRAIARIEAIATWAELLRDTLSSAAGLEQAITATAPVTPQPIRPQVQALAGAVRGGVRLPDALRAFAADLADPTADLVVRALTQAAGYHGGQLSQCLTSLAATARELAGIRMRVATKRAATRTAARVITGTSVAMVAGLILLNRGFLAPYRSVTGQLVLLVVGAVFAGGFWWLARASRVPQPPRVLSADQLGQVA; translated from the coding sequence ATGGACCTGCTGCCGATCCTGCTCGGCTTGGGCTGCGCGGCCGGCCTGATCCTCGTCGCCGACGGGCTGCGCCGCCGCCCACCCGGCATCCCGAGCACCCGGACACGGTGGACGTCGGCCGACCGGACCCGGCTCCTCGCGGCCATCGTCGCTGGATTCGCCGCCGCGGCGGCGACCCGTTGGCCGGTCGCGGCGCTGCTGACCGCCGCCGCGGTGTGGGCGCTGCCCCGCGTCCTGGGCCCCGACCGGGAGCACACCCGCGCGATCGCCCGGATCGAGGCGATCGCCACCTGGGCTGAGCTGCTGCGCGACACCCTGTCGTCGGCCGCCGGCCTGGAGCAGGCCATCACCGCCACCGCCCCTGTTACCCCCCAGCCCATCCGCCCCCAGGTGCAGGCCCTCGCGGGGGCGGTGCGCGGCGGTGTGCGGCTGCCCGACGCGCTGCGCGCGTTCGCCGCCGACCTCGCCGACCCCACCGCCGACCTCGTCGTGCGCGCTCTCACGCAGGCCGCCGGCTACCACGGCGGGCAACTGTCCCAGTGCCTGACCAGCCTCGCCGCCACCGCCCGCGAGCTCGCCGGCATCCGGATGCGGGTGGCCACCAAACGGGCCGCGACCCGCACGGCCGCCCGGGTGATCACCGGCACGTCGGTGGCGATGGTCGCCGGGCTGATCCTGCTCAACCGCGGGTTCCTCGCCCCGTACCGCAGCGTCACCGGGCAGCTCGTGCTCCTTGTCGTCGGGGCGGTGTTCGCCGGCGGGTTCTGGTGGCTGGCCCGCGCCTCCCGCGTGCCGCAACCGCCACGGGTGCTCTCGGCCGACCAGCTCGGGCAGGTGGCGTGA